One stretch of Roseimicrobium sp. ORNL1 DNA includes these proteins:
- a CDS encoding autotransporter-associated beta strand repeat-containing protein, translating to MLSNPLRAALCALLAFGISTAQGANLLFDADPGTAGAQDGSGTWTTGGGNFRNLGTNADNQTFKYGDFVTFGTGLATGSTGNVTVTGTVNTQLIIFAPFGTPSLSSYTITGGTISMSNGIIRLNQNGTINSVLAGTNIAKQGTSTLTLGGNTSNTFTGPLNIYSGRIILNKTSNYDSQLPQAIASGVTVNIGNGTASASLQLSRSHQIADTDTVLNFTGTGITGGVFDLNGFSETVGSIRSTGGGGVIHAGSFGFGNTVSTLTVNNAVDDTYSGVLRDGSTGRVLHFAKANTGKLTLTGTNTYTGDTTVRGGTLEIAGDGALTETGSVVLSTGGKLSLFNTSTGNSSNRVNDAAMVSLRGGTLVMKHDGTVATSTENLGAVTVAAGASTVELWSGIGWTFPESEPIGPTHNELTLASLSRNKGATLSIFGSQVGVEGDRIKITAPPSQDHGIIGGWATVGYEFAAYVNSPVPSVSQLDSSESSGEADWTFEANAKSFGNITLTADRRVNSLNLATSGTTTVNLGGHTLRVESGGLLVSGGTPVTISNGTLTAGTGAGSTGEVILHQYSSGPLDITATIVDNGSHAVALVKSGTGTASLSAANSFTGGVYVNAGTLQVNHANAINSANTLAVEGGTLDLNGHNLSVASLSSQDSNTAGLITNTNVIGGMKTLTAGSDNSSTSFSGQLGDNLNFVKVGTGTLTWNQSNEDYWGVITVAEGTLATGGVGSLGSIIYKTVVQAGATLNVNNGFNQDETLEVAGHGVGGNGALVYGDPLDFLLGPTRDPLSLRNVTLTGHTTLAVHARYDFEDTLAGNGFALTKIGAAELVLEGPSVHHLGDVHAKQGTMTWVGSADLGVSSSTLYVDNNAVVRFQNKANDSKQITLSGGYLSRAGDSTTTTTLDVVLGLRLAAGASTIMDEGGALVFQLNAIQRDVGATLNVDNNPTLATTDTLNDAGGILGGFVTVGGTDWAKNSTNTADGAVVAYTGYVANDFTAAANNVNVTTGTQSATNATVNSLRFAEADTTLNLTGTNTVASGGILITSGAGATISSGTLRGAAGADLVIIQNSTTEATISSVIEDNGSATALTKAGTGWLHLTGNNTYTGGTFITGGTLSVSQIADSGNSNLGNSTSATENTLTFNGGTLNLAGTGTDSETGRNVMLMSGGGTIRMETGRRLEFSGTISGEALLTGEGIYRDDFNSFRTGGEGTLAFSGDGTVVFSGSTSNTYTGQTSIGSTLGSTFTLLLNKSDGATAIAGNLFLGDTVRLMQSHQIADTSLVYMTFNGKLDLAGNEEVIGGLLSSGVVRGSSSTGESGTLETRVAAGATYSFGGVGGFGGGALEDGTGGGTLSYTKSGDGTQILLGANTYTGQTTVSGGVLQLGNGGTTGSLAAASEVVLSGGNLVINRSDNVTFSNAMNGTGTFTVAGTGSVTLDSGNNDFEGNTKVRSGTLYVTNTIGSATGRSAVDVYGTGKLGGTGRIEGAVTVRDGGQITPGNTAAGGTVGTLTLGALTVHRQAASTVPSIIFELGGSGSFIFNDAAGIAANMGNLSAYFDTMLNVYENETGEHDRLHADTMNLDAGAIIEMQTAGYELKAGDVMDLLDFFEMNRLNAPGDRAWSAFQDLYLPTLGAGLSYDLSLFDSNGIVVVVGAVPEPGRAMLLMFGLAGVVLRRRRRV from the coding sequence GCTTGCCTTTGGCATTTCCACGGCACAGGGAGCGAATCTCCTTTTCGATGCCGATCCCGGCACGGCGGGCGCGCAGGATGGCAGTGGTACCTGGACTACCGGTGGCGGAAACTTTCGCAACCTCGGCACAAACGCGGACAACCAAACCTTCAAGTATGGGGACTTTGTCACTTTCGGCACGGGCCTCGCGACCGGCTCGACAGGTAATGTGACCGTCACCGGCACGGTAAACACCCAACTCATCATCTTCGCACCTTTTGGCACCCCCAGCCTCTCCAGCTACACCATCACCGGCGGCACCATCTCCATGAGTAATGGAATCATCAGGCTAAATCAGAATGGGACGATCAACTCGGTGCTGGCGGGCACCAACATCGCCAAGCAGGGCACGTCCACTCTCACCCTGGGTGGCAACACCAGCAACACCTTCACAGGACCACTGAATATCTATTCCGGCAGGATCATCCTCAACAAGACATCCAATTACGACAGCCAGCTTCCGCAAGCCATCGCCTCCGGCGTCACGGTGAACATTGGCAACGGCACTGCATCAGCGAGCCTCCAGCTCAGTCGCAGCCACCAAATCGCCGACACCGACACCGTGCTGAACTTCACCGGCACAGGCATCACGGGCGGGGTCTTTGACTTGAACGGCTTCAGCGAAACAGTGGGCAGTATCAGAAGCACCGGTGGGGGCGGCGTCATTCACGCTGGCAGCTTCGGATTTGGCAATACCGTGAGCACCCTTACCGTCAACAATGCTGTAGACGACACCTACAGCGGTGTCCTTCGCGATGGCTCTACGGGGAGAGTACTCCATTTCGCCAAGGCCAATACTGGCAAGCTCACCCTTACCGGCACGAACACCTACACAGGTGACACGACCGTGCGAGGCGGCACCTTGGAAATCGCCGGTGATGGAGCTTTGACGGAGACCGGCAGCGTGGTGCTTTCAACAGGCGGCAAGCTGAGCCTCTTCAATACCTCGACCGGCAACTCCAGCAATCGCGTGAACGATGCTGCGATGGTGTCACTTCGGGGCGGCACTTTGGTGATGAAGCACGATGGCACCGTGGCCACGAGCACCGAGAATTTGGGAGCGGTCACCGTTGCAGCAGGAGCAAGTACTGTCGAACTCTGGAGTGGGATCGGGTGGACTTTCCCCGAGAGTGAACCCATTGGACCCACTCACAACGAGCTGACTCTGGCCTCGCTCTCGCGAAACAAGGGCGCCACTCTCAGCATCTTCGGGTCTCAGGTTGGCGTCGAGGGGGACCGGATAAAGATCACGGCACCGCCATCTCAAGATCATGGCATCATTGGCGGCTGGGCAACGGTGGGATACGAATTTGCCGCCTACGTGAACTCACCTGTTCCCAGCGTGTCGCAGCTCGATTCGTCCGAGTCCAGCGGGGAAGCCGACTGGACCTTCGAAGCGAACGCGAAGTCCTTCGGCAACATCACACTCACCGCGGACCGCAGAGTGAACTCGCTGAACCTCGCCACATCGGGCACGACGACGGTCAATCTGGGTGGCCACACACTGCGGGTGGAATCCGGTGGTCTTCTCGTGAGCGGCGGCACACCGGTGACCATCAGCAATGGCACCCTGACCGCAGGCACAGGCGCAGGCAGCACCGGTGAGGTCATTCTTCACCAATACTCCAGCGGGCCACTCGATATCACCGCCACCATCGTGGACAACGGCAGCCATGCCGTGGCTCTCGTGAAGAGCGGAACCGGCACCGCGAGTCTCTCCGCAGCGAACAGCTTCACCGGCGGGGTATATGTAAACGCTGGCACCCTGCAGGTGAACCACGCAAATGCGATCAACTCAGCAAACACCCTCGCCGTGGAAGGTGGCACGCTGGATCTCAACGGCCACAATCTCAGCGTTGCCTCCCTTTCCAGCCAGGACAGCAACACCGCCGGCCTCATCACAAATACCAATGTCATCGGCGGTATGAAGACCCTGACCGCGGGTAGCGACAACAGCTCCACGAGTTTCTCCGGGCAACTCGGCGACAACCTGAACTTCGTCAAGGTGGGCACAGGCACCCTCACCTGGAACCAATCCAATGAAGACTACTGGGGCGTGATTACGGTGGCCGAGGGCACGCTCGCCACGGGAGGTGTCGGTTCACTGGGTTCGATTATTTACAAGACGGTGGTGCAGGCGGGCGCCACGTTGAACGTCAACAACGGCTTCAATCAAGACGAGACACTGGAGGTGGCTGGCCACGGCGTCGGTGGCAACGGCGCCCTTGTCTACGGTGACCCGCTCGACTTTCTTTTGGGACCCACGCGTGATCCGCTGAGTTTGCGCAACGTGACGCTCACCGGCCACACCACCCTGGCCGTGCATGCGCGTTATGATTTTGAAGATACCCTCGCGGGCAACGGCTTCGCGCTCACCAAGATTGGGGCCGCCGAACTCGTCCTGGAGGGCCCGAGCGTGCACCACCTCGGAGACGTGCATGCCAAGCAGGGAACCATGACGTGGGTCGGTTCCGCGGATCTAGGTGTCTCCTCCAGCACGCTGTATGTAGACAACAACGCCGTGGTCCGGTTTCAGAACAAGGCCAATGACTCCAAGCAAATCACCCTCTCGGGCGGCTACCTGAGTCGCGCTGGAGACTCAACGACCACCACCACCCTGGATGTCGTTCTCGGACTACGGCTGGCGGCAGGTGCATCCACCATCATGGACGAAGGCGGTGCGCTGGTGTTCCAGCTGAACGCCATCCAGCGTGACGTGGGTGCCACGCTGAACGTGGACAACAATCCAACCCTGGCCACCACGGACACGCTCAATGATGCGGGTGGCATCCTCGGGGGATTCGTCACCGTGGGTGGGACTGACTGGGCAAAGAACAGCACCAACACCGCCGATGGCGCCGTGGTGGCCTACACCGGCTACGTAGCGAATGATTTTACGGCTGCGGCGAACAACGTGAACGTCACCACCGGCACACAGAGCGCCACGAATGCCACGGTGAACAGCCTGCGCTTCGCCGAGGCTGACACCACCTTGAACCTCACCGGCACGAACACCGTCGCCAGCGGGGGCATTCTCATCACCAGCGGTGCAGGCGCGACCATCTCTAGCGGCACCTTGCGTGGCGCCGCGGGTGCGGATCTGGTGATCATCCAGAACAGCACCACCGAAGCCACCATCTCCTCCGTCATCGAGGATAACGGATCTGCCACCGCTCTCACAAAGGCAGGCACCGGCTGGCTCCACCTCACCGGAAACAACACGTACACCGGCGGCACCTTCATCACAGGCGGCACCCTGAGTGTCTCGCAGATTGCCGACTCCGGGAACAGCAATCTGGGTAACTCAACCTCCGCCACGGAGAACACTCTCACCTTCAATGGTGGCACCCTCAACCTCGCGGGCACCGGAACAGACTCAGAGACGGGACGCAACGTGATGCTGATGTCAGGTGGGGGCACCATCCGTATGGAAACTGGCCGCCGGTTGGAATTCTCCGGTACCATCAGCGGGGAAGCCTTACTCACTGGTGAGGGGATTTATCGCGACGACTTTAATTCGTTCCGTACAGGAGGAGAAGGCACACTCGCATTTTCAGGAGACGGCACGGTGGTTTTCAGCGGCTCGACTTCCAATACGTATACGGGACAAACCTCGATAGGCTCCACACTCGGCAGCACATTCACTCTCCTGCTAAACAAATCGGATGGCGCCACGGCGATCGCGGGAAACCTGTTTCTGGGCGATACGGTGAGATTGATGCAGTCTCATCAAATCGCAGACACCTCCCTTGTCTATATGACATTCAACGGAAAATTGGATCTGGCAGGCAATGAGGAAGTGATCGGCGGTCTTTTGAGCTCGGGCGTCGTGCGTGGCAGCAGTTCCACTGGTGAGAGCGGCACCCTTGAGACACGTGTCGCCGCCGGTGCGACCTACAGTTTTGGCGGTGTGGGAGGGTTTGGCGGAGGTGCCCTCGAGGATGGTACTGGAGGCGGCACACTCTCCTACACGAAGAGCGGGGATGGTACCCAAATCCTTTTGGGCGCCAATACCTACACCGGCCAGACCACGGTATCAGGCGGGGTGCTGCAACTGGGCAATGGTGGCACCACAGGTTCTCTGGCTGCAGCCAGCGAGGTGGTCCTTTCCGGTGGCAACTTGGTGATCAATCGCTCGGACAACGTCACCTTCTCGAATGCGATGAACGGCACCGGCACCTTCACGGTCGCGGGCACGGGTAGTGTGACTCTCGATTCGGGGAACAACGACTTCGAAGGAAATACCAAGGTGCGCTCCGGCACGCTCTACGTCACGAATACCATCGGCTCCGCAACGGGCAGGAGCGCGGTGGATGTTTATGGCACCGGCAAACTGGGTGGCACGGGGCGCATCGAGGGTGCGGTGACCGTGCGGGACGGCGGCCAGATCACGCCTGGAAACACCGCGGCGGGTGGCACCGTCGGCACGCTGACACTTGGTGCCCTGACGGTGCACCGCCAGGCGGCCTCCACGGTTCCAAGCATCATTTTTGAACTCGGAGGAAGCGGCTCCTTCATCTTCAATGACGCGGCGGGCATCGCGGCGAACATGGGGAATCTCTCCGCGTATTTCGACACGATGCTCAATGTCTACGAGAACGAAACCGGCGAGCATGATCGGCTCCACGCGGATACCATGAATCTGGATGCGGGTGCCATCATCGAAATGCAGACCGCAGGTTACGAACTAAAAGCCGGCGACGTCATGGACCTCCTGGACTTCTTTGAAATGAACCGGCTGAACGCTCCAGGCGACCGCGCCTGGTCGGCGTTCCAGGACCTGTACCTGCCCACTCTGGGAGCAGGTCTGTCCTATGATCTCTCCCTCTTCGATTCGAACGGCATCGTGGTCGTCGTCGGCGCCGTGCCTGAACCCGGCCGCGCGATGTTGCTGATGTTCGGCCTCGCAGGCGTGGTATTGCGCCGGAGACGGCGGGTGTAG